The Thermocrinis ruber genome has a window encoding:
- a CDS encoding rhodanese-like domain-containing protein — translation MKRGLLVASALLGFVAVGFSYDAELAKKLDAMFSQMTPEVLKQRPCQIDANQLFEMIKKKEDFVILDVRTPQEQSITGITWKNTLNIPMHEVFKPENLNKLPKDKKIVVVCHSGDRAAAVVTGLRAIGFNNAYQFKGGIKELADKVGRNVVDVVK, via the coding sequence ATGAAGAGAGGTTTGTTAGTTGCAAGTGCTTTGCTTGGCTTTGTAGCGGTAGGTTTTTCTTACGATGCGGAGCTTGCCAAAAAGCTTGACGCCATGTTCTCCCAAATGACGCCGGAAGTGTTAAAGCAAAGACCTTGTCAGATTGACGCAAACCAGCTTTTTGAAATGATCAAGAAAAAGGAAGACTTTGTAATCCTTGATGTTAGAACTCCGCAAGAGCAAAGCATTACGGGAATTACTTGGAAGAACACATTAAATATTCCCATGCACGAGGTTTTCAAACCAGAAAACCTAAACAAACTACCTAAAGACAAGAAAATAGTGGTAGTATGCCACTCTGGAGACAGGGCAGCAGCAGTAGTAACCGGTTTGAGGGCTATTGGCTTTAACAACGCATACCAGTTCAAAGGTGGAATAAAAGAACTTGCGGACAAGGTTGGAAGGAACGTGGTAGATGTTGTGAAGTAA
- a CDS encoding nucleotidyltransferase family protein — MRTLEEIKRIIAEHKEEIRQKYGIVILGVFGSYARGEQKETSDVDILVKVERPLGLKFVTAKLELERLLGLKVDLVSINAVKQKPLLWKSIEEDLIYV, encoded by the coding sequence ATGCGGACGCTTGAGGAAATAAAGAGGATAATCGCAGAACACAAAGAGGAAATAAGGCAAAAGTATGGCATAGTAATTCTTGGAGTTTTTGGTTCTTACGCAAGAGGAGAACAAAAGGAAACAAGCGATGTGGATATTCTTGTAAAGGTTGAACGTCCTCTGGGTTTAAAGTTCGTCACCGCAAAGCTTGAGTTAGAACGTTTGCTTGGACTTAAGGTGGATTTAGTATCCATTAATGCAGTCAAACAAAAGCCGTTGCTATGGAAGAGTATAGAAGAAGATTTGATCTATGTCTAA
- a CDS encoding HepT-like ribonuclease domain-containing protein — protein sequence MSKKRKDWRLYLLDMLECIKRIENYVEGLSYEQFLMDDKTKDAVVRNIEIIGEAARNIPKEIQTRYSHIPWAEIISTRHVIAHDYFDLDYEIIWSIIVQDIPVLKRELELILKEINNQPSFDL from the coding sequence ATGTCTAAGAAGAGAAAAGATTGGAGGCTTTACCTCTTAGATATGTTGGAATGCATAAAAAGGATAGAAAATTATGTGGAAGGTTTAAGCTACGAGCAATTTTTGATGGATGACAAAACCAAGGATGCAGTTGTAAGAAACATTGAAATCATAGGCGAAGCGGCAAGAAACATTCCAAAAGAAATCCAAACAAGGTATAGCCACATTCCCTGGGCTGAGATAATATCAACAAGGCATGTTATAGCACACGATTACTTCGATCTTGATTATGAAATAATTTGGAGTATTATTGTTCAAGACATTCCGGTTCTCAAAAGGGAACTTGAACTTATATTAAAGGAGATTAATAACCAGCCAAGCTTTGACCTTTAA
- a CDS encoding nucleotidyltransferase family protein: MRTLEEIKKIIAEHKEEIRQKYGIVILGVFGSYARGEQKETSDVDILVELERPVGLEFYEFWEYIENLLGTKADVLTLTALKQKTPLWEKIKGDIVYV; this comes from the coding sequence ATGCGGACGCTTGAGGAAATAAAGAAGATAATCGCAGAACATAAAGAGGAAATAAGGCAAAAGTATGGCATAGTAATTCTTGGAGTTTTTGGTTCTTACGCAAGAGGAGAACAAAAGGAAACAAGCGATGTGGATATTCTTGTAGAGCTTGAAAGACCAGTGGGCTTAGAGTTTTATGAATTCTGGGAATACATTGAAAACCTTTTGGGAACTAAAGCGGATGTTTTAACATTAACTGCCCTTAAGCAAAAAACTCCACTTTGGGAAAAGATAAAAGGGGACATAGTCTATGTCTGA
- a CDS encoding HepT-like ribonuclease domain-containing protein: MSERDWKLFVFDILESINKIERYIEGMDYELFDKTDQTKDAVVRNLEIIGEASNQIPKEIRQKYSHIPWSRIISMRNRMIHGYFTVDYRIVWKIIKEDLPELKEKLEEILKDEDQ, from the coding sequence ATGTCTGAAAGAGATTGGAAACTCTTTGTCTTTGACATTTTAGAAAGCATTAACAAGATTGAAAGATACATTGAGGGAATGGACTATGAACTTTTTGATAAAACAGACCAAACAAAAGATGCGGTGGTAAGAAACCTTGAGATAATAGGTGAAGCATCAAACCAAATTCCAAAAGAAATACGGCAAAAGTATAGTCATATACCTTGGAGTAGGATAATATCAATGCGGAACAGAATGATACACGGCTACTTTACAGTTGATTATCGTATTGTTTGGAAAATTATAAAAGAAGATCTGCCGGAACTTAAGGAAAAGTTGGAGGAAATTCTGAAGGATGAAGATCAATAG
- a CDS encoding coiled-coil domain-containing protein, whose translation MEFRYYIAILSGLVGILATFTGIMWMLVQQINKRIDTVEKRIDSVEKRIGELREDIKELREEVKEINRRVDGLKEDVSRKFSELKEEIREFKDYVALEVLHKRRLHRVSVIKLPHKQGE comes from the coding sequence GTGGAGTTTAGGTATTACATTGCAATACTTAGTGGGCTTGTTGGGATTTTGGCTACCTTTACGGGGATTATGTGGATGCTTGTTCAGCAGATAAACAAAAGAATTGATACGGTGGAAAAAAGAATTGATTCAGTGGAAAAGAGAATTGGCGAACTGAGAGAGGACATTAAGGAGTTGAGGGAAGAAGTCAAAGAGATAAACAGGAGAGTTGATGGCTTGAAGGAAGATGTGAGTAGAAAGTTTAGTGAGTTAAAAGAAGAAATCAGGGAATTCAAGGACTACGTGGCTTTAGAAGTCCTTCACAAGCGAAGGCTTCACAGGGTAAGTGTTATAAAACTTCCTCACAAGCAGGGGGAGTAA
- a CDS encoding Eco57I restriction-modification methylase domain-containing protein codes for MFVWFIKQMGLVPEKLFDPKELKNIVKDFGNGHNYYNAILQNLFFATLNRPINERGWAKDEGFLKNRNTFGIKSLYRYEDKFLIPPEEVLGLFENIPFINGGLFECLDKDSQYIDGFSRRSDKQAKVPDKYFFQEKEQETDLSKYGLGRAKFRGLIAIFKDYNWTTDESSPIDQEVALDPELLGKVFENLLASYNPETATTARKATGSYYTPKEIVDYMVEESLKEYFKTRTSLSEEKIENLFYQEEPQLSDEERKELVRAIADVKIIDPACGSGAFCMGALHKLVELLNRIDPTNELWKEEQLRRLTNELSERWEEMTQEERNEERAYLLEVFNEQRNYPDYGRKLYLIQNCIYGVDIQPIAVQLTKLRFFLSLILDQKPSNDKNNNFGILPLPHLETKFVCANTLIGLESSRRGSVGIIRTQEMMKIECELKRIRERYFRVRNRKQKQELEEKDRELREKLAELLKKQGWDNKDVRKIISFDILDPTAKADWFDPEWMFGVMDGFDVVIGNPPYVRQEKIKKDKPLLQKQGYEVFTSTADLYVYFYEKGYQLLKQQGVLAYITSNKWMRAKYGEKLRKFLKEKTTIIKLIDFGGYRVFEQTVDTCILLFKKEKPPKGHTFDFLTVPSDVKDLESYLRKRSKYLIEQETETVLKRVESWSDVETWQDLRDWQTAYVGNWQTMLQEKLSNNCWTLGDDKVLCLKEKIEKAGKPLKEWDVKIYYGIKTGYNDAFIIDTETRNRILANCKDEEERRRTEEIIKPVLRGRDIERYRYKWAGLWVIIIPAGWTNEHRGQEDPEEFFKKTFPALYNHFMSFANVKGKGKGLFDRDDQGDYWWELRPCDYYLEFEKEKIVWQEIVREPSFAYDNTGIYVEATGFLMTGKNLKYLLGLLNSKPVAFFFKTFYAGGGLGEDGYRYKKAFLEQLPIPPLTPQTQPLADQIVQKVQEILTLTQSPDFETSQEKQQKVKELEREIDQLVYKLYGLTEEEIRTIELEK; via the coding sequence ATGTTTGTGTGGTTCATCAAACAGATGGGACTTGTCCCCGAAAAGCTTTTTGACCCAAAGGAGTTAAAAAACATAGTCAAGGACTTTGGAAACGGACACAACTACTACAACGCCATACTTCAAAATCTATTTTTTGCCACTTTGAACAGACCCATAAACGAAAGAGGATGGGCAAAGGACGAAGGCTTTCTCAAAAACAGAAACACCTTTGGAATAAAGAGCCTATACAGGTATGAAGACAAATTTTTGATACCCCCGGAGGAAGTCTTAGGGCTTTTTGAAAACATTCCCTTCATAAACGGAGGGCTTTTTGAGTGTTTGGACAAAGACAGCCAATACATAGACGGCTTTTCAAGAAGATCTGATAAACAAGCCAAAGTGCCCGATAAATACTTCTTCCAAGAGAAAGAGCAAGAAACAGACCTTTCAAAATATGGACTTGGAAGGGCAAAGTTCAGAGGACTAATAGCCATTTTCAAAGACTACAACTGGACCACCGATGAGTCAAGCCCCATAGACCAAGAAGTAGCCCTTGACCCAGAGCTTTTGGGAAAGGTCTTTGAAAACCTGCTTGCGTCCTACAATCCAGAGACCGCCACCACCGCCCGCAAGGCAACAGGAAGCTATTACACCCCCAAAGAGATCGTAGATTACATGGTGGAAGAAAGCCTAAAGGAGTACTTCAAAACAAGAACGAGCTTAAGTGAAGAAAAGATTGAAAACCTATTTTACCAAGAGGAACCCCAGCTTTCCGATGAAGAGAGAAAGGAGCTTGTCCGAGCCATAGCGGATGTAAAAATCATAGACCCCGCCTGTGGCAGTGGTGCCTTTTGCATGGGAGCCTTACATAAACTCGTGGAACTTCTTAACAGAATAGACCCAACCAACGAACTTTGGAAGGAAGAACAGCTAAGAAGACTAACCAATGAACTCTCCGAGCGATGGGAAGAGATGACCCAAGAGGAAAGAAACGAAGAAAGGGCATACCTTTTGGAAGTCTTCAACGAGCAAAGGAATTACCCCGACTACGGAAGAAAGCTTTATCTCATCCAAAACTGCATATACGGAGTGGATATCCAGCCCATAGCGGTGCAACTGACAAAGCTAAGGTTTTTCCTGTCTTTGATCCTTGACCAAAAGCCCAGCAACGACAAAAACAACAACTTTGGCATACTCCCATTGCCCCACCTTGAGACAAAGTTTGTATGTGCCAACACACTAATAGGTCTGGAAAGTTCAAGGCGAGGAAGTGTAGGAATTATAAGAACTCAAGAGATGATGAAAATAGAATGCGAGCTAAAGAGGATAAGGGAAAGATACTTCAGAGTTAGAAACAGAAAGCAAAAGCAAGAATTGGAAGAAAAAGACAGAGAGTTAAGGGAAAAGTTAGCGGAGCTTTTGAAAAAGCAAGGATGGGACAACAAAGATGTCCGGAAAATAATAAGCTTTGACATTTTGGATCCCACCGCAAAGGCAGATTGGTTTGACCCCGAGTGGATGTTTGGAGTGATGGATGGGTTTGATGTAGTGATTGGAAATCCGCCGTATGTGAGGCAGGAGAAAATTAAGAAAGATAAACCATTACTCCAAAAGCAGGGCTACGAAGTTTTCACATCCACCGCAGACCTTTATGTGTATTTTTACGAAAAAGGTTATCAGCTTTTGAAACAACAGGGCGTTTTGGCATACATAACAAGCAATAAATGGATGAGGGCAAAGTATGGAGAAAAGCTAAGAAAGTTTTTAAAAGAAAAAACCACCATCATAAAGCTTATAGACTTTGGCGGTTATAGAGTTTTTGAACAAACAGTGGATACTTGCATCCTTCTATTCAAAAAAGAAAAACCACCAAAGGGACACACCTTTGACTTCTTAACAGTGCCAAGCGATGTGAAAGACTTAGAAAGCTATTTGAGAAAAAGGAGCAAGTATTTAATAGAACAAGAAACTGAAACAGTGCTTAAAAGGGTGGAGTCTTGGAGTGATGTTGAAACTTGGCAAGATTTAAGAGACTGGCAGACCGCTTATGTTGGAAACTGGCAAACCATGTTGCAAGAAAAACTCTCCAACAACTGCTGGACACTCGGAGATGACAAAGTTTTATGCTTAAAAGAAAAGATTGAAAAAGCAGGAAAACCCTTAAAAGAGTGGGATGTAAAGATTTATTATGGAATTAAAACTGGATACAACGACGCTTTTATCATAGACACAGAAACAAGAAACAGGATTTTGGCAAATTGCAAGGATGAAGAGGAGAGAAGGAGAACAGAGGAAATAATTAAGCCAGTTTTGAGAGGTAGGGATATTGAGAGGTATAGGTATAAGTGGGCGGGATTGTGGGTAATCATTATTCCAGCTGGATGGACTAACGAACACAGAGGGCAAGAAGACCCAGAGGAATTTTTCAAAAAGACTTTTCCAGCACTTTATAACCACTTTATGAGTTTTGCAAATGTAAAAGGAAAGGGTAAAGGACTTTTTGACAGGGATGACCAGGGTGATTACTGGTGGGAGTTAAGACCTTGTGATTACTACCTAGAATTTGAAAAGGAAAAGATAGTGTGGCAGGAGATAGTAAGGGAACCAAGCTTTGCATATGACAACACAGGAATTTATGTTGAGGCTACTGGTTTTCTAATGACTGGTAAAAACCTAAAATACTTGCTTGGGCTTCTAAATTCAAAACCAGTGGCATTCTTCTTCAAAACTTTTTATGCCGGCGGTGGATTAGGAGAAGATGGATACCGATATAAGAAAGCATTTTTAGAACAACTCCCCATCCCACCCCTCACTCCTCAAACCCAACCCCTCGCCGACCAAATAGTCCAAAAAGTCCAAGAAATCCTCACGCTTACCCAATCCCCCGATTTTGAGACCAGCCAAGAAAAACAGCAAAAAGTCAAAGAGCTTGAAAGAGAAATAGACCAGCTTGTTTATAAGCTTTATGGCTTAACGGAGGAGGAGATAAGGACTATAGAGTTGGAAAAATGA
- a CDS encoding helicase-related protein, with product MSQNFITNAQERTLEGRLKTLIKHSRELKFLVGFFYFSGVQALYETLKELEKEGKLKEEHIKVLVGLSVDKGVYGLYELAHGNKSKEEVKNSFLQSLEKAFTSEELDKKEIYEQVEFFLKLLEEKKLVIKKTREPNHAKLYLFKLEGDLLQHTFITGSSNLTLAGLKGQEEFNVEIKDYGFESAEKYFDERWERAVPLSPGDIIKVFKTRTFFKEISPFVAYAYLLKNYLELHQGKLPMSELEELMERAEYKPYDYQLSAVAQAVACCEDHGGVILADVVGLGKTVIACLTAKALGKRGIVICPPHLVGDEYEKSGWKKYIEDFELHGWKVFSLGKLEEVKEYVKDKNIEVVIIDEAHRFRNQRTESYFYLSEICRGKTVILLTATPFNNRPADIFALLKLFTIPKKSTLTLDGNLADRFDEYDNEFKKLAYINNYHNSPDSKKREKAKKYYKELFGEREIDIEKVSKRAKELSRKIKAVIEKVVIRRNRLDLKYYKDKIQMPEVRDPQEWFFELDKKQLDFYDEVIRAFYEPEEGGRFHGAIYIPIKYEKGYEPEEDNAGSPEENFIYLYQKNLYDFMRRLLVKRFESSFKAFYESLKNFIGIHETALKFAEKTGKFILDRKLMEKLADATDEEIEKALNEYKQALESGEINKKYHKIYEIDKFKEKEKFFRHIQEDIELFEELKQKMEELRLLEEDPKAKRLIEGIKEFLEKNIKVVVFTEYVDTAKHLKELLEREFNGKVLSAIGQISKRTQEEILKNFDAQYENQEDKYHILITTDKLSEGINLNRAGVVINYDIPWNPVRVIQRVGRINRIGRKVYDEIFIVNFFPTEKGADIAKSREIAQTKMFMIHHVLGEDAKIFSPEEEPKPSELYKKLNTYQEEEESFFSKVKKEYEEILEKHPWIKQELKEMPRRVKVAKKGEKNELMVFIRRGKDLFVGYKDYSQSMPLEVSFEEVYEKIKASPEEKGRELSPEFWEHYQKVLSSHSFVIKRARSENSLESKAFNMVSTLLKMDELKEERKFLNALMEDLTEYQTLPEYVLSEITSWETVLNKPEELKKKIQKLKADLGEDFLEKTKARFKEESQEVIIAVENQHE from the coding sequence ATGAGTCAAAATTTCATCACCAACGCCCAAGAAAGGACTTTAGAGGGAAGGCTAAAAACCCTTATAAAACACAGCAGAGAGCTTAAGTTTTTGGTGGGCTTCTTTTACTTTTCTGGCGTGCAGGCACTGTATGAGACACTAAAGGAGTTGGAAAAGGAAGGAAAGCTAAAAGAGGAGCACATAAAGGTCCTTGTGGGCTTGAGCGTGGATAAGGGCGTCTATGGACTTTACGAGTTGGCGCATGGAAATAAAAGCAAGGAAGAGGTAAAAAACAGCTTTTTGCAGTCCCTTGAGAAAGCCTTTACGTCGGAGGAGCTTGACAAGAAGGAAATATACGAGCAGGTGGAGTTTTTCCTAAAGCTTTTGGAGGAGAAAAAGTTAGTCATAAAAAAGACCAGAGAGCCAAACCATGCAAAGCTTTATCTTTTCAAACTTGAGGGAGACCTCCTACAGCATACCTTTATCACGGGTAGTTCCAACCTAACCCTTGCGGGACTGAAAGGACAGGAGGAGTTCAACGTAGAAATAAAAGATTACGGCTTTGAAAGTGCAGAAAAGTACTTTGACGAAAGATGGGAAAGGGCAGTCCCTCTATCTCCGGGGGACATCATAAAAGTTTTCAAAACTCGGACATTCTTTAAGGAGATCTCACCCTTTGTAGCATACGCTTACCTTCTGAAAAACTACTTGGAACTCCATCAGGGAAAGCTTCCAATGTCTGAGCTTGAGGAGTTGATGGAAAGAGCGGAATACAAGCCTTACGACTATCAGCTTTCTGCGGTAGCCCAAGCGGTTGCCTGCTGTGAAGACCACGGAGGTGTAATACTTGCGGACGTGGTAGGACTTGGAAAAACCGTCATCGCATGCCTCACCGCCAAGGCTTTGGGAAAGAGAGGCATTGTTATATGCCCTCCGCACCTTGTGGGAGACGAGTACGAAAAATCTGGGTGGAAAAAGTATATAGAGGACTTTGAACTTCATGGCTGGAAGGTCTTTTCTTTGGGAAAGCTGGAGGAGGTTAAAGAGTATGTAAAAGATAAAAACATAGAAGTGGTCATCATAGACGAAGCCCACCGCTTTAGAAACCAAAGGACAGAAAGCTATTTTTACCTTAGTGAAATATGCAGAGGGAAGACTGTTATACTTTTGACCGCCACACCCTTTAACAACAGACCCGCAGACATCTTTGCCCTCTTAAAGCTTTTCACCATCCCCAAAAAATCCACACTGACCTTGGACGGAAACCTCGCAGACAGGTTTGACGAGTATGACAACGAGTTTAAAAAACTGGCATACATCAACAACTATCACAATTCACCCGACAGTAAAAAAAGAGAGAAGGCTAAAAAGTATTACAAGGAACTTTTCGGAGAAAGGGAAATAGATATTGAAAAGGTCTCTAAGAGGGCAAAGGAGCTTTCGCGAAAGATAAAGGCGGTCATTGAAAAGGTAGTCATCAGAAGGAACCGCCTTGACCTTAAATACTACAAAGACAAAATCCAAATGCCAGAGGTGAGGGACCCGCAGGAGTGGTTTTTTGAGTTGGACAAAAAACAGCTTGACTTTTATGACGAGGTGATAAGGGCTTTCTATGAGCCGGAGGAGGGCGGAAGATTTCACGGAGCCATATATATTCCCATAAAGTATGAAAAGGGCTATGAGCCCGAGGAGGATAACGCAGGATCTCCCGAGGAGAACTTTATATACCTTTATCAGAAAAACCTCTACGACTTTATGAGAAGACTTTTGGTAAAGCGTTTTGAAAGCAGTTTTAAAGCCTTTTACGAGAGCTTGAAAAACTTCATAGGAATACACGAAACTGCTTTGAAGTTTGCCGAGAAAACAGGAAAGTTCATCCTTGACAGAAAGCTAATGGAAAAGCTGGCGGATGCAACCGATGAGGAAATAGAAAAAGCCCTTAATGAGTATAAACAGGCACTTGAAAGTGGAGAGATCAACAAAAAATACCACAAAATCTACGAAATTGACAAATTCAAAGAAAAGGAAAAGTTCTTCCGGCACATACAGGAGGACATAGAGCTTTTTGAGGAGCTAAAGCAAAAGATGGAAGAGTTAAGGCTTTTGGAGGAGGACCCAAAGGCAAAAAGGCTTATTGAAGGTATAAAAGAATTTTTGGAAAAGAACATAAAGGTGGTGGTATTTACCGAGTATGTGGATACCGCAAAGCACCTAAAGGAGTTGCTGGAAAGGGAATTCAACGGTAAAGTCCTTTCCGCCATAGGACAAATAAGCAAAAGAACACAGGAAGAAATCCTCAAAAACTTTGACGCCCAATACGAAAACCAAGAGGACAAATACCACATACTTATAACCACCGACAAACTTTCGGAAGGCATAAACCTAAACAGGGCTGGAGTGGTGATAAATTACGACATACCTTGGAACCCCGTGCGCGTGATCCAAAGGGTGGGAAGGATAAACCGTATAGGCAGAAAGGTTTATGATGAGATATTCATCGTCAATTTCTTCCCCACGGAGAAGGGAGCAGACATAGCCAAATCAAGGGAGATCGCCCAAACAAAGATGTTTATGATCCACCATGTTTTGGGAGAGGATGCCAAAATCTTTTCTCCTGAAGAGGAGCCCAAACCATCCGAGCTATACAAAAAGCTAAACACCTACCAAGAAGAAGAAGAAAGCTTTTTCTCAAAGGTCAAAAAAGAATACGAAGAGATCCTTGAAAAACATCCTTGGATAAAACAAGAGCTTAAAGAGATGCCACGCAGGGTAAAGGTAGCCAAAAAGGGAGAAAAGAACGAGCTTATGGTGTTCATAAGAAGAGGAAAAGACCTTTTTGTTGGATACAAGGACTACAGCCAGAGCATGCCCTTAGAGGTTAGCTTTGAGGAGGTTTATGAAAAAATAAAGGCAAGCCCGGAGGAAAAGGGAAGGGAGCTTTCTCCGGAGTTTTGGGAGCATTACCAAAAGGTGCTTTCAAGCCATTCCTTTGTAATCAAGAGGGCAAGAAGTGAAAACAGCTTGGAAAGTAAGGCATTTAACATGGTCTCCACCCTTTTGAAGATGGATGAACTCAAAGAGGAGAGAAAATTTTTAAACGCCTTGATGGAGGACCTAACCGAATACCAAACACTCCCCGAGTATGTGCTTTCGGAAATCACAAGTTGGGAAACAGTCTTAAACAAGCCAGAGGAGTTGAAAAAGAAAATACAAAAGCTAAAGGCAGACCTTGGAGAGGACTTCTTGGAAAAAACCAAAGCACGCTTTAAGGAAGAAAGCCAAGAGGTTATAATAGCAGTAGAAAATCAGCATGAGTGA
- a CDS encoding YchF/TatD family DNA exonuclease produces MIDTHCHLDLLKKEDYEEAIKDNSLEYLITVGYDRKTIQNALRISQEVEKVYCAIGFHPHEADKVKDEDLDWLKELAQKNPKVKALGEMGLDFYKEYSDRKKQEDVFRKQIQIARELGIPIVVHSRDAEEETYRILKEEKAYEVGGVMHCFTGSYEFMKKCVDLGFYISYSGIITYPKADALREVVKRTPTQRILLETDSPFLAPQPVRGKPNKPTNIWHTAEVMAKLIPNTNLEDVDRMTSENAKLIFNLNTNGKKDTITYVINNKLYINLTNKCNLHCAFCQRERERNFMVKGYWVWVERDPSVEEVIREIEDPTKYEEIVFCGYGEPTLRFSALKEVAKWVKSKGGRVRVDTNGLLLTFMPKERLKELVGLVDVWSVSLNAPDKETYDKVCRPTRPDAFEKVIEFIKTAKSLGFEVVATAVDYPGVDMKKTEELAKSLGAKWRARIYESVG; encoded by the coding sequence ATGATAGACACCCATTGCCATTTGGACCTTCTCAAAAAGGAAGACTACGAGGAAGCTATAAAGGATAACTCCTTAGAGTATTTGATAACGGTGGGTTATGATCGGAAAACCATACAGAACGCCCTCAGAATTTCCCAAGAGGTGGAAAAGGTCTACTGTGCCATAGGATTTCATCCCCACGAAGCGGATAAAGTAAAGGACGAGGACTTAGACTGGCTAAAGGAACTGGCACAAAAGAACCCAAAGGTAAAAGCCCTTGGTGAAATGGGACTGGACTTTTACAAAGAATACTCCGACAGGAAAAAGCAAGAGGATGTCTTCAGAAAGCAAATTCAGATAGCGAGGGAGCTGGGCATTCCTATAGTTGTGCACTCAAGGGATGCGGAGGAGGAAACTTACAGAATACTTAAGGAAGAAAAAGCCTACGAAGTGGGCGGTGTGATGCACTGCTTTACTGGAAGCTACGAGTTTATGAAAAAATGCGTGGACCTTGGCTTTTACATATCCTACTCGGGCATAATCACCTACCCAAAGGCAGATGCCCTCAGGGAGGTGGTAAAGAGGACCCCCACCCAACGCATACTTTTGGAAACGGACAGCCCCTTTTTGGCACCTCAGCCCGTCAGAGGCAAGCCCAACAAACCCACCAACATCTGGCATACCGCAGAAGTTATGGCTAAACTAATCCCAAACACCAACCTGGAGGATGTGGATAGGATGACCTCAGAGAACGCCAAGCTGATCTTCAACCTGAACACCAACGGTAAAAAGGACACCATAACATACGTAATCAACAACAAGCTTTACATCAACCTAACCAACAAGTGCAACCTTCACTGTGCCTTCTGTCAAAGAGAAAGGGAAAGGAACTTTATGGTAAAGGGCTACTGGGTGTGGGTGGAAAGGGACCCATCGGTGGAAGAGGTAATAAGAGAGATAGAAGACCCCACCAAGTATGAGGAGATAGTTTTTTGTGGATACGGAGAGCCCACCTTGAGGTTCTCTGCCCTTAAGGAGGTTGCAAAGTGGGTAAAGTCCAAAGGTGGAAGGGTCCGCGTAGATACCAACGGTCTTTTGCTTACCTTTATGCCAAAGGAGAGACTAAAGGAGCTTGTGGGTCTTGTGGATGTTTGGTCTGTTAGCCTGAATGCCCCCGATAAAGAGACATACGACAAAGTCTGCAGACCCACCCGACCGGATGCCTTTGAAAAGGTAATAGAGTTTATAAAGACCGCAAAAAGCTTGGGCTTTGAGGTAGTTGCCACCGCGGTAGATTACCCGGGCGTGGATATGAAAAAAACGGAGGAGCTGGCAAAGAGCTTGGGTGCTAAGTGGAGGGCAAGAATATACGAATCGGTTGGATAA
- the bcp gene encoding thioredoxin-dependent thiol peroxidase has product MLKEGDKAPDFCLEGIDEEGKEVKVCLKDLLGQNLIIYFYPKDNTPGCTQEACDFRDNLQTLISKGYRVLGISPDPISSHKKFQEKYQLNFPLLSDPDYTVAKLYGAYGTKKMYGKETTGIIRSTFVINPDGTIKRAYYNVKAKGHVEKLLQEL; this is encoded by the coding sequence ATGCTGAAGGAAGGAGATAAGGCACCGGACTTTTGCTTGGAGGGTATAGACGAAGAGGGCAAAGAGGTAAAGGTATGCCTCAAGGACCTGCTTGGGCAGAACCTGATAATATACTTCTACCCAAAGGACAACACCCCTGGTTGCACCCAAGAGGCTTGCGATTTTAGGGATAACCTGCAAACCCTTATATCAAAAGGCTACAGGGTCCTGGGTATAAGCCCAGACCCCATCTCCTCCCACAAAAAGTTCCAAGAAAAATACCAACTGAACTTTCCCCTTTTGAGCGACCCAGACTACACGGTGGCGAAGCTATACGGAGCCTACGGCACCAAAAAGATGTACGGTAAAGAAACCACAGGCATAATAAGGAGCACCTTTGTTATAAACCCAGACGGAACCATAAAAAGGGCATACTACAACGTAAAGGCAAAGGGACACGTAGAAAAACTCCTTCAGGAGTTATGA